In Pseudomonas nunensis, a single window of DNA contains:
- a CDS encoding DUF4952 domain-containing protein, with the protein MKRPSLFRLLAALLMLFASGAKAELVCDDFLVKLSDKPGFIEFQGCQQSIDRQGQPFSASYRVSGENASKAEKYLKQQFGQPALKRVCCIWESTAHFYRDKQTDIGYSITMGSGETLIRDRKSWPAIDYFYIGVDAYAEDP; encoded by the coding sequence TTGAAACGTCCATCACTGTTCAGGCTTTTGGCCGCCCTGTTAATGCTCTTCGCCAGTGGCGCCAAGGCCGAGCTCGTGTGTGATGACTTCTTGGTAAAGCTCAGCGACAAGCCCGGGTTTATCGAGTTTCAGGGCTGTCAGCAGTCAATCGATCGTCAGGGACAGCCGTTCTCGGCCAGCTACCGGGTGTCGGGGGAAAACGCCTCCAAAGCTGAAAAATACCTCAAACAACAATTTGGTCAGCCCGCTCTCAAGCGAGTGTGTTGCATATGGGAATCGACAGCACATTTCTATCGAGACAAGCAGACCGACATTGGTTATTCCATCACGATGGGCTCAGGAGAGACGTTGATCCGTGATCGAAAATCGTGGCCAGCCATCGACTACTTTTACATCGGCGTCGATGCGTATGCAGAGGATCCCTGA
- a CDS encoding arylamine N-acetyltransferase family protein → MSESRLKNLNLYLQRLGFNAPPAPTLETLRLLQLRHTGAFPFENLTTLSGEPVLIDLPSIEQKVLQQNRGGYCYELNNLFLALLQELGFDARGISGRVVMGQPEGAWTARTHRLSLVILDGVRYITDVGFGGMVPTAPLKLDSSDEQLTPHEPYRIEQHVDGYTLRAKVGDEWRAMYIFDLQRQEDIDYTVGNWYVSTHPESSFVKQLMVARTGEGWRKTLNNGSFALHRIGSESERRQVTDVDELTGLLQSEFGIQVPINDRLRQVLVRLIEPKEQA, encoded by the coding sequence ATGAGCGAGTCACGCCTGAAGAATCTGAACCTGTATTTGCAACGCCTGGGTTTCAACGCGCCCCCCGCGCCCACGCTGGAAACCCTGCGCCTACTTCAGCTGCGCCACACTGGCGCCTTCCCGTTTGAGAATCTCACGACGTTATCGGGCGAACCGGTACTCATCGATTTGCCTTCGATTGAGCAGAAAGTCCTGCAGCAAAATCGTGGTGGCTACTGCTATGAGCTGAACAACTTGTTCCTCGCTCTGCTGCAGGAACTGGGCTTCGACGCTCGCGGCATCAGCGGCCGTGTGGTGATGGGCCAGCCCGAAGGTGCATGGACGGCGCGTACCCACCGCTTGAGCCTGGTGATCCTGGACGGCGTGCGCTACATCACCGATGTTGGTTTTGGCGGCATGGTGCCCACCGCACCGCTGAAACTCGATAGCAGCGATGAACAACTCACCCCCCACGAACCCTATCGCATCGAACAACATGTCGACGGCTATACCCTGCGAGCCAAGGTGGGCGATGAATGGCGAGCGATGTATATCTTTGATCTGCAACGCCAGGAAGACATCGATTACACCGTCGGCAACTGGTATGTCTCGACGCATCCTGAATCGTCTTTCGTCAAACAGTTGATGGTGGCGCGTACCGGGGAAGGGTGGCGAAAGACGCTGAACAACGGCAGCTTTGCGCTCCACCGGATTGGCAGCGAGAGCGAGCGGCGCCAAGTGACAGATGTGGATGAATTGACCGGGTTGCTGCAAAGCGAGTTCGGGATTCAGGTGCCGATCAATGACCGGTTGCGGCAGGTGCTTGTGCGTTTGATTGAGCCGAAAGAACAAGCCTGA
- the xth gene encoding exodeoxyribonuclease III encodes MKNLRIATFNVNGLRARLPNLLAWLVREQPDIVCLQELKSLDSAFPATELEAAGYGAIWQGQSSWNGVAILARDAQPLESRRGLPGDDSDTQSRYLEAAVHGVLVGCLYLPNGNPQPGPKFDYKLAWFERLISYAQALQASDHPVVLAGDYNVVPTDLDIYNTRSWLKDALLQPESRECYQRLLDQGWTDSLRHLYPEDRLYTFWDYFRQHWQKNSGLRIDHLLLNPALSPYLQEAGVDAWVRNEPHASDHAPTWIRLGTRKRR; translated from the coding sequence ATGAAGAATTTGCGAATTGCGACGTTCAACGTCAACGGCCTGCGGGCTCGACTGCCTAATCTGCTGGCCTGGCTGGTGCGAGAACAACCGGACATTGTCTGCCTGCAAGAACTCAAGTCCCTCGACAGTGCGTTCCCTGCCACCGAGCTGGAAGCGGCAGGTTACGGCGCGATCTGGCAGGGCCAGTCCTCCTGGAACGGTGTCGCGATTCTGGCCCGGGACGCGCAACCGCTGGAGAGTCGTCGCGGCTTGCCCGGCGACGATAGCGACACCCAGAGCCGCTACCTCGAAGCTGCGGTGCACGGGGTTTTGGTGGGATGTCTGTACTTGCCCAACGGCAACCCGCAACCGGGGCCGAAATTCGATTACAAACTGGCCTGGTTCGAACGGTTGATCAGTTATGCACAGGCCCTTCAAGCCAGCGATCATCCGGTGGTCCTGGCCGGCGACTACAACGTGGTGCCCACCGACCTCGACATCTACAACACACGCTCCTGGCTCAAGGACGCGTTGTTGCAACCCGAGAGCCGTGAGTGTTATCAACGATTGCTGGACCAAGGCTGGACCGATTCCCTGCGTCATCTCTATCCCGAGGATCGTCTCTATACGTTCTGGGATTATTTCCGACAGCACTGGCAGAAAAACTCCGGGTTGCGTATTGATCATCTGCTGTTGAACCCGGCGCTGAGTCCTTATCTGCAAGAGGCCGGGGTTGATGCCTGGGTGCGCAACGAGCCTCATGCCAGTGACCATGCGCCGACCTGGATCCGGCTGGGGACGCGCAAGCGGCGTTGA
- a CDS encoding GNAT family N-acetyltransferase, with protein METRLEGHRILLRPLQYTDADALVEAAGDGELWNLTVTVVPSPITVDSYLKRALDGRDAGTVLPFVIVLKDTGKVIGSTRFWKVDRLNRKLEIGSSWIGASWQKTFVNTETKYLMLRHAFEVLDCVRVQFTTDENNQKSRNAILRLGAQQEGIVRHERIMPDGRKRNSVRFSIIDDE; from the coding sequence ATGGAAACCCGCCTCGAAGGCCACAGAATTCTCCTGCGCCCCCTGCAATACACCGATGCCGACGCACTGGTCGAGGCGGCTGGGGACGGAGAATTGTGGAACCTGACGGTCACCGTCGTGCCCTCCCCGATCACCGTCGACAGCTACCTGAAAAGAGCCCTTGATGGTCGCGACGCTGGCACTGTCCTGCCATTCGTCATCGTGCTAAAGGACACCGGCAAGGTCATCGGCTCGACACGCTTCTGGAAAGTCGACCGACTCAATCGCAAGCTCGAAATCGGCAGCAGCTGGATCGGCGCCAGTTGGCAGAAAACCTTCGTCAACACCGAAACCAAATACCTGATGCTGCGCCACGCGTTTGAAGTGCTCGATTGCGTACGCGTGCAATTCACCACCGACGAAAATAACCAGAAGTCACGCAACGCGATCCTCAGGCTCGGCGCGCAGCAGGAAGGCATCGTGCGCCACGAACGGATCATGCCGGACGGACGCAAGCGCAACTCTGTGCGGTTCAGCATCATCGATGATGAGTGA
- a CDS encoding sensor domain-containing diguanylate cyclase has product MPIPIHDSHHAPGALKRLPLLKAAAFFIAAVCLCLCGLLYLQLEQSRRHDLALAEVASSNLTRAMAQQAEDTFMKADLVLTSLADWIQADGYDTTQLPRLHKTFVQRVQALHQLHGIFLFDKQGQWIVTSFQDLPRGSGVSDREYFKFHQQNVSSLAHIGPAIRSRENGEWIIPVTKRVNDKDGNFQGVLLAGIKMAYFDQFFKSFSIDEQGTMFLALTDGTLLARRPFVESQIGTSLAQGAIFQRHLPSANSGNAMINSVVDGTVRLYGYRQLEAYPLVVSAASSRDAILHDWYATAFQSSVIVALVILGVGLFGWVFIHQVRDGGRIEADLRQAQEALELIATHDSLTGLANRRLFERALDIEFGRGSRQASPLSLVMLDIDFFKRYNDTYGHVAGDHCLAEVARALKSCCHRKADLAVRYGGEEFAVLLPDTDIHGALVIAEQIRRSVMDKNITHSGSPTGYVTVSLGCYAFVPTGRDSIEVFIQRADAALYQAKHSGRNRSAVLSLEGGVEALMRSDR; this is encoded by the coding sequence TTGCCTATCCCCATTCACGACTCGCATCACGCCCCCGGCGCCCTGAAACGCTTGCCTTTGCTCAAGGCTGCAGCGTTTTTTATCGCGGCGGTGTGCTTGTGCCTGTGTGGTTTGCTGTACCTGCAACTGGAGCAATCGCGACGCCATGACCTGGCGTTGGCAGAAGTCGCGTCGTCGAACCTGACCCGGGCCATGGCGCAGCAGGCCGAAGACACGTTCATGAAGGCCGATCTGGTGCTGACCAGCCTGGCCGACTGGATTCAGGCCGACGGTTACGACACGACCCAATTGCCGCGTCTGCACAAAACCTTTGTGCAGCGAGTGCAAGCCTTGCATCAATTGCACGGGATTTTCCTGTTCGACAAACAGGGGCAATGGATCGTGACCTCGTTCCAGGACTTGCCGCGTGGCTCGGGTGTATCGGATCGCGAGTACTTCAAGTTCCACCAGCAAAACGTTTCGTCCCTGGCGCACATCGGCCCGGCTATCCGCAGTCGCGAGAACGGTGAGTGGATCATTCCGGTGACCAAGCGCGTCAACGACAAGGATGGCAACTTCCAGGGCGTGTTGCTGGCCGGGATCAAGATGGCGTACTTCGATCAGTTCTTCAAAAGTTTCAGTATCGATGAGCAGGGCACGATGTTTTTGGCGCTCACGGACGGCACGTTGCTGGCGCGGCGACCGTTCGTGGAGTCGCAGATCGGAACGTCGCTGGCCCAAGGGGCGATTTTTCAAAGGCACTTGCCGAGCGCGAATTCCGGCAATGCGATGATCAATTCGGTGGTCGATGGCACGGTGCGCTTGTATGGCTACCGTCAGCTGGAAGCGTATCCGTTGGTCGTGTCGGCGGCCTCGTCAAGGGACGCAATTCTCCATGACTGGTACGCCACGGCGTTTCAATCGAGTGTCATCGTCGCCTTGGTGATCTTGGGTGTGGGGCTGTTCGGCTGGGTGTTCATTCATCAGGTGCGCGACGGTGGGCGGATCGAAGCCGATCTACGCCAGGCCCAGGAAGCGCTGGAGCTGATCGCCACCCATGACAGCCTGACCGGTTTGGCCAACCGACGCTTGTTCGAGCGGGCGCTGGACATCGAGTTCGGTCGCGGTTCCCGACAGGCGAGCCCGCTGAGCCTGGTGATGCTCGATATCGATTTCTTCAAGCGCTACAACGACACTTACGGTCATGTGGCGGGGGACCATTGCCTGGCCGAAGTGGCGCGCGCGCTGAAGAGTTGCTGTCATCGCAAGGCTGATCTCGCGGTGCGTTATGGCGGTGAAGAGTTTGCAGTGCTGCTGCCGGACACCGACATTCACGGAGCGTTGGTGATTGCCGAGCAGATTCGCCGCAGTGTCATGGACAAAAACATCACCCACAGCGGCTCACCCACCGGGTACGTAACCGTCAGCCTGGGTTGCTATGCATTTGTGCCGACCGGACGCGACAGCATCGAAGTCTTCATCCAGCGCGCAGACGCCGCGCTGTATCAGGCCAAGCACTCAGGACGAAACCGTTCGGCGGTGCTGTCGCTGGAGGGGGGCGTCGAGGCGTTGATGCGTTCGGATCGCTGA
- a CDS encoding HAD family hydrolase: protein MSAQSHPVAINTAVFDLGNVLIRWNPRNLYKKLFGDDVEAMETFLTEVCHTAWNEQQDKGRTWQEAIEEAIARHPGQEALIRAYRERWEETLDGAIEDTVTILDELHANGIRLLALTNWSAETFPIALERFEFLQRFEGILVSGAEGVIKPSPEIFQLLASRYDVDCSRAVFIDDHRPNIDGAQREGFHAIQFFDAAQLRRDLVALGLPVQAG from the coding sequence ATGAGTGCTCAGTCTCACCCGGTCGCCATCAATACCGCCGTTTTCGATCTCGGCAATGTACTTATCCGCTGGAACCCCAGAAACCTTTACAAAAAATTGTTCGGTGACGACGTCGAGGCGATGGAAACCTTCCTGACGGAGGTTTGCCACACCGCCTGGAACGAACAACAGGACAAGGGCCGGACCTGGCAGGAAGCCATCGAGGAAGCCATCGCCCGGCATCCTGGCCAGGAAGCGCTGATCCGCGCCTACCGCGAACGCTGGGAAGAAACCCTCGACGGTGCCATCGAAGACACCGTGACCATTCTTGATGAACTGCACGCCAACGGCATCCGGCTGCTGGCGCTGACCAACTGGTCCGCCGAAACCTTTCCGATTGCCCTTGAGCGTTTTGAATTCTTGCAGCGCTTCGAAGGGATTCTGGTGTCGGGCGCCGAGGGCGTGATCAAGCCTTCGCCAGAGATTTTCCAGTTGTTGGCGTCACGTTATGACGTTGATTGCAGTCGTGCGGTGTTTATTGATGATCACCGGCCGAACATCGATGGGGCACAGCGCGAGGGGTTTCATGCGATCCAGTTCTTCGACGCGGCGCAACTGCGGAGGGATTTGGTAGCGCTGGGGTTGCCGGTTCAAGCTGGCTGA
- a CDS encoding aldolase, producing MAHTLAGSSRPARYANLDLDSEAALIARTELAACFQLAALHGLEEGICNHFSAMVPGRDDLFFVNPYGYAFAEVSAENLLVCDFHGNVVAGDGQPEATAFYIHARLHKQLPRVRVAFHTHMPNATALCLLQGPPLLWLGQTALKFYGRTAVDEDYNGLALDESEGDRIASVMGDADILFLKNHGVIVAGPTIAEAWDDLYYLERAAQVQLLAMASGRELKPVSHEIAQRAYEQMRLGDAESARAHLQSAMRRLAR from the coding sequence ATGGCACACACCCTTGCAGGCAGTTCCCGTCCGGCGCGCTACGCCAATCTGGATCTGGATTCGGAGGCCGCGCTCATTGCTCGCACGGAATTGGCGGCGTGCTTCCAACTGGCGGCGCTGCACGGTTTGGAGGAGGGCATATGCAACCATTTTTCAGCGATGGTGCCGGGGCGCGATGACCTGTTTTTTGTGAACCCTTACGGCTATGCGTTTGCCGAGGTCAGCGCTGAGAACCTGCTGGTCTGCGACTTTCATGGCAATGTTGTGGCGGGTGACGGACAGCCCGAGGCGACCGCGTTCTACATCCATGCGCGGCTGCATAAACAACTGCCGCGGGTGAGAGTGGCGTTTCACACCCACATGCCGAATGCCACGGCGCTGTGTTTGCTGCAAGGCCCACCGCTGCTGTGGCTGGGGCAGACTGCGTTGAAGTTTTACGGGCGCACGGCGGTGGACGAGGATTACAACGGTCTGGCCCTTGATGAGTCCGAAGGTGACCGGATTGCCAGCGTCATGGGCGATGCCGATATCCTGTTCCTGAAAAATCACGGCGTGATCGTTGCCGGGCCAACCATCGCTGAGGCTTGGGACGATCTGTATTACCTGGAGCGTGCTGCTCAGGTGCAGTTGCTGGCGATGGCGAGCGGGCGTGAGCTCAAGCCTGTCTCCCATGAGATTGCCCAGCGGGCGTATGAGCAGATGCGATTGGGGGATGCCGAGAGTGCGCGGGCGCATTTGCAGAGTGCGATGCGGCGGTTGGCCCGGTAG
- a CDS encoding haloacid dehalogenase type II gives MTLQHTPRPEWLTFDCYGTLIQWDEGLKAVVAEILRDKGEHSVDVDRLIAVYDRHEHRLEQMPPHRSFRQLSTEGLQLALEELGLASLPEDSQRLAGAIPRMPPFPEVIETLARLKAMGFKLCIVSNTDDDIIAGNVAQLGGYIDRVITAQQAGAYKPNPRLFDYAHEQLGVRRDQVVHICASPMLDHTAARDMQFRCVWIDRGTGRQLLPDYRPDAILSTLDQVVPLFTSLGW, from the coding sequence ATGACGCTCCAGCACACCCCGCGCCCCGAGTGGCTGACCTTCGACTGCTACGGCACGTTGATTCAATGGGACGAAGGCCTGAAAGCCGTGGTCGCCGAGATTTTGCGTGACAAGGGCGAGCACTCGGTCGATGTCGATCGCCTGATCGCGGTGTATGACCGCCATGAACATCGGCTGGAGCAGATGCCGCCGCACCGGTCGTTTCGTCAATTGAGCACCGAGGGTTTGCAACTTGCCCTGGAAGAGCTGGGGCTGGCGAGTCTTCCCGAAGACAGTCAGCGCTTGGCCGGGGCGATTCCGCGGATGCCACCGTTTCCCGAGGTGATCGAGACGCTGGCGCGGCTGAAAGCCATGGGGTTCAAGCTGTGCATCGTGTCCAACACCGATGACGACATCATCGCCGGCAACGTTGCGCAACTCGGTGGGTATATTGATCGGGTCATCACCGCGCAACAGGCCGGCGCTTACAAACCCAATCCAAGGCTGTTTGACTACGCTCATGAACAGCTTGGCGTGCGCCGTGATCAGGTGGTGCACATCTGCGCCAGTCCGATGCTGGACCACACCGCCGCGCGGGATATGCAGTTCCGCTGCGTCTGGATCGACCGCGGCACCGGTCGGCAATTGCTGCCCGACTATCGACCCGATGCGATCTTGAGCACGCTGGATCAGGTCGTGCCGTTATTCACTTCACTTGGCTGGTAA
- a CDS encoding LysR substrate-binding domain-containing protein, translated as MLDLELLKSFVCVVDEGSFTRAAERVHRTQSTVSQQLRKLEELIGHPLLIRDRTGQNISVTEHGERLIGYARRLLALSSEAVQALASDVDLEILRLGVPEDFDARRMATLLAGFSQAKPHARLETISGMSLDLKQKLDAGEIDIALIKREPDSGPCWASWPEVLVWVKGAGVDSANGVLPLALFPQGCIYRQRAIRLLDKAQRPWRVAFGSHSLTGIQAAVASGLGISVLPESAVLPEHTVCTDLPELPSSELALVSREGTLTGLQRGLVEFLKEALSGEARG; from the coding sequence ATGCTCGATCTCGAATTGCTCAAGAGCTTCGTCTGCGTGGTCGACGAAGGCAGCTTCACCCGCGCTGCCGAGCGCGTGCACCGGACCCAGTCCACGGTCAGCCAGCAGTTGCGCAAATTGGAAGAGCTGATCGGCCACCCGTTGCTGATTCGCGATCGCACCGGACAGAACATCAGCGTCACCGAACATGGCGAACGGCTGATCGGTTACGCCCGGCGCTTGCTGGCGCTGTCTTCGGAGGCGGTGCAGGCGCTGGCCAGCGACGTCGATCTGGAGATCCTGCGCCTCGGCGTGCCGGAAGACTTCGACGCCCGACGCATGGCCACGCTACTCGCCGGGTTCAGCCAGGCGAAACCGCATGCACGACTGGAAACCATCAGCGGTATGAGCCTCGACCTCAAGCAGAAACTCGACGCCGGTGAAATCGACATCGCCCTGATCAAACGCGAACCGGACAGCGGTCCGTGCTGGGCGTCCTGGCCGGAAGTGTTGGTGTGGGTGAAAGGTGCAGGAGTGGATTCGGCTAACGGGGTGTTGCCATTGGCGTTGTTTCCGCAGGGGTGTATTTACCGACAGCGAGCGATTCGCTTGCTGGATAAGGCTCAGCGGCCGTGGCGCGTGGCGTTCGGCAGCCATAGCTTGACCGGGATTCAAGCGGCGGTGGCTTCGGGCTTGGGGATTTCCGTATTGCCGGAGTCGGCAGTGCTGCCGGAGCATACGGTGTGTACGGATTTGCCTGAATTGCCGTCGTCGGAGTTGGCGCTGGTGAGTCGCGAGGGCACGTTGACCGGGTTGCAGCGGGGGTTGGTGGAGTTTTTGAAGGAGGCGTTGAGTGGGGAGGCGCGGGGTTGA
- a CDS encoding PAAR domain-containing protein yields MSGKPAARLTDPTACPLPGHGTNPIASGSPNVNFDGLAAARMTDKSACGSPITGGVSATVFINGLNAATLDSVGGHGNVVIGGSGTVIIGDTVVSAPFTGLLPMPVNFTDKLKLVNATTGEPMPNHPYMIQRADGRQEHGVSDASGFTHTISSHLPESIKLFLEE; encoded by the coding sequence ATGAGCGGAAAACCCGCTGCCCGCCTCACCGACCCCACCGCTTGCCCGCTACCGGGACACGGCACCAATCCCATCGCCAGCGGTTCGCCGAATGTGAACTTCGATGGCCTGGCCGCTGCGCGCATGACCGACAAATCGGCTTGCGGCAGCCCGATCACCGGCGGCGTGTCCGCGACGGTATTTATCAATGGCTTGAACGCCGCCACCCTCGACAGCGTGGGTGGCCACGGCAATGTCGTCATTGGTGGTTCGGGCACGGTGATTATTGGCGATACCGTTGTTTCTGCCCCGTTCACCGGACTACTGCCGATGCCGGTCAACTTCACCGACAAGTTGAAACTGGTGAACGCGACGACCGGCGAGCCGATGCCGAATCATCCCTACATGATTCAGCGTGCGGACGGGCGCCAAGAGCATGGCGTATCTGACGCGTCGGGGTTCACCCACACGATCAGCTCGCACCTTCCCGAAAGCATCAAGTTGTTTTTGGAGGAGTAA
- a CDS encoding ribonuclease T2, whose amino-acid sequence MKKLYAAIAILAITFGNIGLSNARQTHQGKAPVESVAGVFDYYLLTLSWSPTFCLTHKDDVQCSGKGYGFVLHGLWPQYAKGGWPESCPPMVALSPAERTQGLTLFPTPKLLEHEWSKHGTCSGLGATGYLDAADKAVAAVKVPEQLQPFSGTHYFTAQKISDLFRESNPGIPADGIAVLCSGPELSEVRVCMGKDLEFGACGKGVKTQCRAGDIRVPPSR is encoded by the coding sequence ATGAAAAAGCTTTACGCAGCCATCGCGATCCTCGCGATAACGTTCGGTAACATCGGCCTGAGCAATGCTCGGCAAACACATCAAGGCAAAGCGCCAGTCGAGTCAGTGGCAGGAGTATTCGATTACTACCTGCTGACGCTGTCCTGGTCGCCGACCTTCTGCCTGACCCATAAAGACGACGTGCAATGCTCCGGCAAAGGCTACGGCTTTGTGCTCCACGGCCTCTGGCCGCAATACGCCAAGGGCGGCTGGCCGGAGTCGTGCCCGCCGATGGTCGCGCTGTCACCGGCCGAGCGCACCCAAGGGCTGACGCTGTTCCCGACGCCGAAGTTGCTTGAGCATGAATGGTCGAAACACGGTACTTGCAGCGGTCTCGGTGCGACGGGTTATCTGGATGCGGCGGACAAAGCCGTGGCTGCGGTGAAAGTCCCCGAGCAACTTCAACCTTTCAGTGGCACGCATTACTTCACGGCGCAGAAAATCAGCGACCTGTTCCGCGAGAGCAACCCCGGGATTCCGGCGGACGGCATTGCTGTGCTGTGCAGCGGCCCGGAGTTGTCGGAAGTGCGGGTGTGCATGGGCAAGGATCTGGAGTTCGGCGCGTGCGGGAAGGGCGTGAAAACCCAATGCCGCGCGGGAGATATCCGGGTTCCGCCGTCGCGCTGA
- a CDS encoding cupredoxin domain-containing protein: MKKLLLTMVCLMLSMPVWAQDVKIDIKEFMFGPKDMTVAVGTKVTWVNDDEIPHTVAETHKVFRSGALDTNDSFSYVFNTPGEFEYFCALHPQMIGKIVVSQ; this comes from the coding sequence ATGAAAAAGCTATTGCTGACGATGGTGTGTCTGATGCTGTCGATGCCGGTGTGGGCTCAGGATGTGAAAATCGATATCAAGGAATTCATGTTCGGACCCAAGGACATGACCGTAGCGGTCGGGACCAAAGTGACGTGGGTGAACGATGACGAGATCCCGCATACGGTGGCGGAAACCCACAAAGTGTTCCGCTCGGGGGCGCTGGATACCAATGACAGCTTTTCCTACGTGTTCAACACGCCGGGGGAGTTTGAGTATTTCTGCGCGCTGCATCCGCAGATGATCGGGAAGATTGTGGTTAGCCAGTGA
- a CDS encoding metallophosphoesterase family protein has protein sequence MDIQSKHQRRTDGPLNPDRRTLLKCSAWAGAGVIWALSGGVPRAFALDSSGNVTDPKALASTFHFVQISDSHIGFNKEANPEPVKTLQVAIDKVIALPKRPALILHTGDITHLSKAEEFDTAAQLLKGLPSTVHYVPGEHDTLDEGGGKLYLERYGKGTKGNGWYSFDDHGVHFIALVNVFNFQAGREANLGADQLAWLADDLRAVSTSTPIVVFTHIPLWTIYQPWGWGTEDGDQAIAMLRKYGSVTVLNGHIHQVIQKVEGNITFHTARGTAYPQPAPGTAPSPGPMTVAADQLRNYLGVTDVRATQGEHPLALIDSTLV, from the coding sequence ATGGACATTCAATCAAAACATCAACGACGTACCGACGGTCCGCTGAACCCCGACCGCAGGACGCTGCTCAAGTGTTCCGCATGGGCCGGGGCCGGGGTGATCTGGGCTTTGAGCGGCGGCGTTCCCCGGGCCTTTGCGCTGGACAGTTCCGGCAATGTCACCGACCCCAAGGCATTGGCCAGCACCTTTCACTTTGTGCAGATCAGCGACTCGCACATCGGCTTTAACAAAGAGGCCAACCCGGAACCGGTGAAGACCTTACAGGTGGCCATCGACAAGGTCATCGCGTTGCCGAAACGGCCGGCGCTGATCCTGCACACGGGCGACATCACCCACCTGTCCAAAGCCGAAGAGTTCGACACCGCTGCGCAATTGCTCAAGGGCCTGCCGTCCACCGTGCACTACGTGCCGGGCGAGCACGACACGCTCGACGAGGGTGGCGGCAAGCTCTATCTGGAACGTTACGGCAAGGGCACCAAAGGCAACGGCTGGTACAGCTTCGATGATCACGGCGTACATTTCATCGCGCTGGTGAACGTCTTCAACTTCCAGGCTGGCCGCGAAGCGAACCTGGGCGCCGATCAACTCGCCTGGCTGGCCGACGACTTGCGCGCCGTGAGCACCAGCACGCCGATTGTGGTGTTTACCCACATTCCGTTGTGGACGATTTATCAGCCGTGGGGTTGGGGCACCGAGGACGGCGACCAGGCGATTGCCATGCTGCGCAAGTATGGATCGGTGACGGTGTTGAACGGGCATATCCACCAGGTTATCCAGAAGGTCGAAGGCAACATCACCTTCCACACCGCTCGCGGCACGGCTTATCCACAACCCGCACCGGGCACGGCGCCGTCACCGGGGCCGATGACGGTCGCGGCGGATCAACTGCGCAATTACCTGGGCGTCACTGATGTGCGCGCGACACAGGGCGAGCATCCGCTGGCGCTGATCGATTCGACATTGGTTTAA
- a CDS encoding sigma-70 family RNA polymerase sigma factor — MKRFEELFAPHMDAAYNLARWLTGNDSAARDVVQESALRAFRFLHRFADGNPKAWFLTIVRNESYTWLKAAAGHRWVAINNELIDDEPALSHSQTPELLAIHTENAVQIQQALSALPPAFREVIILKELEDLPYKDIALVVDIPIGTVMSRLARARAMLKLELQKMHDHE; from the coding sequence ATGAAGCGATTTGAGGAACTGTTTGCGCCCCACATGGACGCGGCCTATAACCTCGCGCGCTGGCTCACCGGTAACGACAGCGCCGCGCGCGATGTCGTGCAGGAAAGTGCGCTGCGCGCCTTTCGGTTTTTGCACCGCTTCGCCGATGGCAATCCAAAAGCCTGGTTCCTGACCATCGTGCGTAACGAAAGCTACACCTGGCTCAAGGCTGCGGCCGGCCACCGCTGGGTCGCTATCAACAATGAACTCATCGACGACGAACCGGCCCTGAGCCACAGCCAAACCCCGGAACTGCTGGCCATTCACACGGAAAACGCGGTGCAGATCCAGCAAGCCCTGAGCGCCCTGCCGCCAGCGTTTCGCGAGGTAATTATTCTGAAGGAGCTCGAAGACCTGCCCTACAAGGACATCGCCCTGGTGGTCGATATTCCCATCGGCACCGTCATGTCGAGACTGGCCCGGGCTCGTGCCATGCTCAAGCTCGAACTACAGAAGATGCACGACCATGAATGA